The following is a genomic window from Candidatus Zixiibacteriota bacterium.
GTCCCGCGGCGGAACCCGCTCACCGCAAACGCCGCTGTTTTTGCGCCGGACGCCCCGCCCGTGCTATGAGAGCGCCAAACCCGGGAAGGAGGCGGTCATGACGCGGAGAACGAGCATTCACGTCAAGGGCATGGAGCACGGCGCGCCCATACCGAACGGCGCCGTGGTGGGCAACCTTATATTTTCTTCGGCGATTTCCGGCAGGGACGCTGCGACCGGAATTCTGCCTTCCGACCCCGACGAGCAGGCCGAAACGATGTTCCGGAATCTCAGGCTGTTCATGGACGCCGCCGGCGGAACACCCGAGAACATCGGCCATATGACCGTGTTTCTCAGAGAAGAGAGGTATCGCGACGCCGTCAACAAGGCCTGGCTCCGAATGTTTCCCGACGAGCACAACCGGCCGGCGCGCCACGCGATCAAGGCGGAGCTGCGGGGCGAAGTGCTGTTTCAGGTCGAGGTGATCGCGGTGCTCTGACGCGGTTGACAAGACCGGGTGCGCGTTGCAGGATGGGCGGAAATCCACCTCGGGGAAGGAGGAGCCGATGGGCATCGAAATCATCGATCTGGTCGCCTTGGGACACCAGGAGAAACGGCGCAAGAACGTTTTCAACACTCCCCGGTTTCACGCCTGGATGCACTACTACAAGCCGGGACAGAAAGATGAGATGCACTGCCACAACGCCGACCAGACCTTCGTGGTCATCGAAGGCGAGTGCACCATGAGCTTTCCCGACGGCGGCAGGGTGACGCTCAAGCCCGGGCAGGCGGCGCTCATTACCGGCGGCTCTTTCTACCAGCTGGAAAACACGGGCTCCGGGCCGATGATCATGATGGGCAACCGCTCGGGGCCGGCTGAAAAGATCCAGATCATCAGCTACGAGACCCGCAAGGACATCCGGGCTCAGGTCCAGGCGAGCCAGGGAAGCTGACGGCCACTCCCGCCCGCGCGGGAAGGTATCGCGCCGCCCGCGCGACGGCTCTCACCCATCCGAGATCGAAGCGATCAACCGCCGGCAAAATTCGCCGATTTCACCGTGGTGAACGAAATCGGCGAGCTCGTCGAGCGGTCCCGCTTCGCGATTGACGATCGCCAGCCGGGCGCCGCTGCGTTTGGCAAGCAGCGGGAAAGACGCCGCCGGCTGAACCTGGAGCGACGAGCCCATCACGACGAACGTGTCCGCGCGCTCGGTCCACCGGCGCGCCCGCTCCATGGCGTCCTGGGGCATCGCCTGGCCGAAGGAAATCGTCGCGGGCTTGAGGATTCCGCCGCAGGCGTCGCACGTGGGCGAACGAAAATCGGCGGTCAGTCGCCTCATGATCTCGTCGGTTTCGAAATCCTTGCCGCAGGCGAGGCAAACTGTACGGCGGTAGGTGCCGTGCAGCTCCACGATCTTTTCATCAGGCAGCCCGGCCATCCGATGCAGGCCGTCGACGTTCTGGGTGATCACGCCCATCAACTTACCCTTGGCTTCGAGGCTCCGGACGAAGTGATGGCCAAGGTTCGGAACGGCCTCGCGGTAGGTCCGGTAGCTCTCGAGCCGCCTGCGCCAGGATTCGAGACGCGCTTCCTCGCTGCTGACGTATTCCTGAAAGGTGATCGGCCGGTATCGGGTCCACAACCCTCCCGGACTGCGGAAGTCGGGGATGCCGGATTCGGTGCTGATCCCCGCTCCCGTAAAGACCACGATCCGGTTGCTCTCCCGCAGACATGCGGCGAGCTCCTCGAACGTCATCATCGGGCCATTTTATAAACCCCACCGCGGGTCAGGACAACTCCCCCGCCTGGCGCTCCCCCGGAACCTGCAGCAGAAGCGCGAGGCCGGCTCCCGAAAGGATCAATGCTCCGGTAATGCTGAATCCCAGCGCGAACGAGCCTGCATCCCCCATCCGGCCGATCAGCGTCGGAATCAGGCCGGCGCCGACCAGGAACCCGAACGGCACCGCAAAGCTGACGGCGAGATTGCGCGCCTGGGGCGGCGTGATGCGGGCGAGCGCGGCAAACCCCGCGGGGAAGAACCAGACTGCCAGAAGCGGCTGGAGCAGAACCACGACCGCCAGCCAGCGATCGGATGCCGGTCCGAGGAGGAACGAGAGCGCCCCGGTGAACGTCAGGCTCACGACCAGGGTACGCTTCACTCCCAGGCGGTCCGTGACCCACCCGCCGAACACGCCGAGGACCGGCCCATAGGATCGTGAGAACGCGACCAGGGCGTTGGCCCAGCTTGGAGTGATCTGGCGCTCGCTCACGAGGTAAAGGGGCAGCATGGCGTAAACCCCGATCGTCGAGCTGATGCCCCAGGCGAACAGCAACAGCATGATCCAGAACGATCGGAGACCGACCAGGAGGCGGAGCGCGCTCGAGCGCGGCGAGATTCCCGCAAACTCTCCGCCCCGGCCGTAGCGTGCATACAGGACGGCCGCCGCGACCGCGGCGGCGCCCAGGGTCGCGAGCGCCGCGCGCCAGGAGCCGCGGCGCAGGAAAAGCTCCGCGAAGAACGGCGCGGTGAAGAAACCGAGGTTCGGCGCCAGCTCGTGCACCGAGATCGCCTTGCCCCAGTGGCGCGGATCGATCTGCGCGGTGATCGTCGCGATCGCCGACGGAATGTAAAGACCCGTAGCGAAGCCCAAGGCGCAGAGCCCCAGCTGAAGGAGCGGGAGATGGCTGGCCGAAGCGCTGGCCAGCAGCGCCGCCCCTGTCCCGGCGGTCGAAACCACGATCGTGCTCTTGTGTGTGAGGCCGGCGGCGACGAAGCCCGAAAGGATCAGCCCGACCAGATATCCCCCCGAGATCAAGAAAAAGAGCAAACCCGCCTGGGTGTGGCTCATTTCGAGCTCACGCTCGATGGCCGGCAGGAGCGGCGAGAGGACGATCCGGGCCACAAAGTTGATGAGGAAGATCCCGGCGAGAAAAACGATCGGACCTACATGGGGCCAGAACGATTCTTGCCCCGATGCCAGGATCAGGCCTTTGTTCTTTTCAGCCATCTCGGGAAGGAGCGAGGCGGGTGCGCGGCACATCGGTGTCGCACGGGTACTCTCCTCGGGACGTCGCCGTAACCGCCGGAGAAACTTCCCGCGCGCTTCTTTCTGGGTCAGCGCCGGTTGGGCGATCGCCCCGAACCGGCGGGCGCCTGCGGCGGCCGGTTCACGGGAATCCCCAGACGTCGTGCGCCACCTCGACGACCAGCTCGAGCTTGGCGATCTGCTCCTCGATGGTCAGCTTGTTTCCCAGCACGGTGCTGGAAAACCCGCACTGGGGGCTGATGCCGAGCTGCTCGATGGGCACGATTTGCGCCGCCTCGTCGATGCGCCGCTTCAAGTCGTCCGCGCGCTCCAGTGCCCCGACCTTGGTCGTGACCAGGCCGAGGTTCAGCCGCTTGCCTCGCGGCAGGTAGCGAAGCGGCGTGAAGCTGCCCGCCCGGGGTGTGTCGTATTCCAGGAAATAGCCGTCCACCTTCAGCTCGTTGAACAGAACCTCCGCCACCGGATCGTAACCGCCTTCGGCCACCCACGCGCTCTGGAAATTCCCCCGGCACAGATGCGCGCACACGGTCATCGTCGCCGGCCGCGCCTCGATGCAGTCGTTGATCAGGCGCGCGTAGAGCGACGGCAGCCTGTCCGGATCCTCGCCGATCCTGCGCGCGTTCTCCCGCATCCGGGGGTCGCAGAGGTACGCGAGGTTGGTGTCGTCGATCTGCAGATAGGTGCAACCGATCGCCGCCAGCTCGGCGATCTCCTCCCGATAGACCCGGGCGAGGTCTGAAAAGAACTCTTCCATGTCGGGATAGGCCGCGCGGCTGACCGCGCCGCGCCCGCCGCGAAAATGGAGCAACGACGGCGAGGGAATGCAGACCTTGGCCGTGCGCCGGGTCACCGATTTGAGGAACTTGAAGTTTTCCGTCTCGATGCCGCGCGGCCGCCTGAGTCGCGAGACGGTCTCGAAGCGGGTCGGCGAGCGCTGCACGCTCTCGCCGGCGCCCTGAAAATCCCGTCCGGAATCCGGCAGCACCCCCTCGCGGACGACGACACCCTCGATGCACCGGAGGAAATCCGCGTGCCACAGCGTGCGCCGGTACTCTCCGTCAGTCACGCCCTGTAACCCGAGATCTTCCTGGAGCCTCACGACGTCGCGAATGCACCTGTCCTCGACGACGCGTAGCTCGTGCTCCGTAAGCTCTCCCCTCTCCTTCCGCTCCCTGGCCTGGAGCAGATCGGACGGGCGCAGCAAGCTGCCCACGTGATCCGCGCGAAACGGCGGCTTATCCTTGTCGGGCCGGGCGACCATGCTACGGGGTGCCTGCCAACGAACCGCTGCCTACTTCCTGGCCTTGTGCTTTTCGATTGCTCGCCGCAAGTCCTCGTACTCGTCGCACCTGCCGAAGAACGGGCAGGATTTCTTCAGGGCCTGCAGTTGCTTTTCCGCGTTCTGCACCTGGTTGAGATCGAGATAAAGCTCCCCGAGATACTCGTGCGCACCCCGGTGGTTCGGATCGAGTTTGAGCGCCGTACGGTAGTGCTCCATCGCCTTGTCGAGCTGGTTGGTCTTGCGGTAGCTGTAACCGAGCATGTTGTGGACGTCCGCGTCGTTGGGAAGCTCCTGAACCGCCTTGGCCAGATGGCTGAGCGCGGCCTTGTAGTTCTTGGCGTCGATCGCTTTTCTCGCCGCCTCGACATCGGGATTGACCCGCTCGCTTTTGGGTTCCGGCAGATCCGCGTAAGCCCCGGTCGAGAAAGTCGCGAAGCAGAGAGCTGCCAGCAACGCCACATGCGCGTTCTTCATGACCGAACCTCCTGAAACGAGCGCTGGCCGGATTTTACTAGCCACCGCCCTGGAGGGCAACCGCGCCGGGCGTGTCTCCGGCTTCGGGTTACCAGGGAGTTTCCTGGTAGCGGACATCCGCTGAGAGCGGGCCGAGGTTATCAGTGAGTTCGCAAGTGTGGAGACATGCAGCCCGCGTCGACGCGGGCTGCGGCCGTCGGGATATTCCTGCAGGCCGGTTTCCGTTCGGCCTTGCACCGGTTTGTGAGGTGAGGGACCCGCTCGTTCGGCGCTATGGAACGACCGACGGTTTTTCCCGAGCCCCCGCAGTCGGTCGAGACGAGCTCGCCGACGGCCGGTCCCAATGGCCGGCGCAGGCAAAACCCGTCCGCGGAGGCGAGCCCCTTTCGAAAGGGAAAAGGCGCCTGCCGCGCCCCTCACCCGGTCAACGAGATCCGGACCGTCCGTCGATCTTCCTTGACCTGGATTTTACCCTCTCGAGCAAGCCAGCCCACGGCCATCGATACCATCGGCTTCGGGGCTTTGACGGCCTTTTCCAGGCCCGCGAGCGTCGATTCTCCGTTGGAGTGCAAGTGGTTCCAGACCAGCCCGGCCGTTTCGCCTATCGTTTCGACTTTCCACACGGCTCGGCACCTCCCGATCCAGTTTGGCACCTTCCCGGGCAGTTGAAAAGACGGCTGTCGGAGAAATTCTCGACATGACGGTGCGCCCGGCAAGCTCCCCGCTACGACGATTGGCGGAGTCGCCGAAAAATGGAAATGCGTTCGGCCTCCGTCGTGACCCGATCAAGGACCGGGTAGAGGACGTTTTGCTCTCTGAGATCGTGATGCTCCACGAGATGCTTGTACATGAATTGCCGGTCGAGTAGAGCGATAACCGACCGTCTCAGGCGGGAATCTTGCTCGCCCCGCAGGTTCGGGAGCGCCTGCCGGAACTCGGCCAGGAAATTTTTCATCTTTTTGTGCTCGCCGACGAAAAGCTCCACCGAGCCTCCCGGAATCTTTCCGGCCCGTCCCTGGTAAACCGGAAGCAAATGCTCTTCCTCGTCCCCCATATGCGTCAACAGCTCCGCTTCGTAGGCGACAAGAATCTCCGCCGCGCGGTCCAGGTCGAGACACAGGAGCGCTTCCTGGTGGGAAAGAAAAAGATCGTCGATCCGCTCGTGGACCTTGAGAAGATCTAAAAACGAGGCGTTCGTCCCCATGCAGCGCGCTCCGCTCCCGCCGGAGATCGACCTGTCGCTTTGAAGCCGCGGCTGGCGGATACCGGCACGGCATTGACCGAAGAGTTCATTGGTACCGTGGCATCAACCGACACGGCGCGCCCTTGACAACGGTTTCCCGTTCCCGGTTTCCCGCTTTTGCATGGAACCGATCGAGACCCTCGAACGGTCGAGCCGCCGTGACGTGGCAGGTCCAGATCTCAACCCGACCGACCCGGCTCGCCCTCAACGAACTCGCCGATATCTTCCCTCGAAAAATCCAAAGAGACAAGCCGTTGTACCGAATTTCCGCGTCGTTGCTTATGTCACCTGCCTTTCCTCACGATCCCGTACGATGTCTACGGCTCACTCATGAACCTGGGGCCGATCCGTCATCGCCTTGCTAGCTGCCCCGCCGGAGCGCGTTTACGAGGATGTCCGCCCGGCGGGTAGGCTCCGGAATGCGGTACCCTTTGGAGCACCGGATCGCCCAGAAAATCGCCTCTTCGAGCGTGACGCGGTGTCCGACCGAGACGAAGATCGGTCTGACACGGTCCACGGTCCGCAAGGCGGCTCCGATGATGACACCATCGTCAGTGACCATCGAATAGCTTCCGGCTCGAAGCCCGGGCTCGACAAAACTTCCCGCAAGCGGGCTTTTCGCGCAACCGATGGTCGGCAGATCCAGCAGCACCCCGAGGTGACAGGCGATCCCGAAGCGACGCGGATGCGCGAGTCCGTGGCCGTCGACCATGAGGAGATCGGGCGTGATCGCCAGTCGGCGCCAGGCCTCGAGCAGGGCAGGGGTTTCCCGAAACGAGAGAAGGCCGGGAATGTAAGGGAACCGCACCCGGGTGACGGCGCTGCTCCGAGCCGCCTCGACGAGATCGGGCAGTTCCAGCACCACGATTCCGGCATAGGCCACGTCGGAATGCCTGGCCGCCGACAGGTCGCAGCCGGCCACGTAGCGAACCGGCCGGTCGAGCTTTTCGACGATGACCTTGGAGCGCAGCCTCTGCTGGATCGCCACCGCCTCCTTCGGCGTCACGTCCCAAGGGTGGAGCTGCCTGGGTCTTCGCATATCAGCGAGCTCCGACATGGTGCCACGGTTGTGCGGACCCCGCCCTCCCGCTGCTGCAATCGTTCAAAAACCGCAAACCGGGAACCAGGAGCCGCAAACCATTCGGGGAACGAAGCGCCTTCGGCCGGTCCGTTTTTTCCTACCGGCAACGCGAAAATGTTACAAAAACGACCCGCCGAAGACCTCGGCTCCCGCCACTGGAGGAACTGGCTGGCATTTGCTGGAACCTTTGTCTTCTGGCACCCCTATTGCCCTTCGTGTCGTGCCGCTCCGGCGCGGGAGTCCGGCCGTTTCGAAAGCGCCGGCGCCGGCCTCTCGGGGTTCCCCCGGTTCGGCGGGGCCGCGGGCGGACAATACCCCCTGCCGCGCATTGCGACGCGCCGGGGACGAAGGAGGGAGGAGAGGCCAGATGCACAGCGTCAAAGCTCTCAGCGAAAAGGCGGCGATGCACGAAGCGCTGGTCGGTAGAGTGCCTTTGTGCGTTCAAGACGTAATGACGAGACAGGTCGTCACTCTTCGGCCCGAACATACCTTCGCCGATGCAGTGGGCTTGATGGGCAGCAATTCCTTTCGCCACTTCCCGGTGGTCGATTCGGCCACGCGCCTTGCCGGGGTGGTCTCCGACCGGGACATCCTGCGAGCCCTGGCGCGCACACGGGACTGGAAAGCAAGCTACGTCAGCCAGTTCATGTCCCGCGACGTCGTTACGGTAAAACCGGAGACCGAGCTTTCGCTCGCCGCAGGCAAGATGCTCTCGAAACGCATCAACTGCCTCCCGGTGGTCAACGAGGACGGCACAGTCTGCGGAATTATCACCTCCACCGATCTGTTGAAGGTCTTTCGTTCCCTCCAGGAAGCCGTGGAAAAGGCGGCGAAGTAGGGTTCCAAGATCCGGATCCGCGCCGCCGATCGATCGGCCCGAGCTTTCCGACGGCCCGGGATTTCCCTTTCCTTTTCCGCCGAATGAACTTATCATCGGCCGTTGAAGCGGGCACGCTGCCGGCGGGACGAAACCTTCGAGGTCCGCGACGACAACCTGTTTGCGGCGGCGCAATGAGAACCGACGACCTTCGCATCGCCAGGACTCGCCCCCTGCTGTCGCCGGCCATCCTGGCGGAAGAGATCCCTCTCACCGATTCCGCCGCGAGGAGGGTTTCCGAGTCCCGGCGAGCCATCGAGGCCATTCTCGACGGCGAGGACCCGCGACTTCTCGTGGTGGTCGGTCCCTGCTCGGTGCACGACACCAGGGCTGCGCTCGAGTACGCGACGCGCCTCAAACCGATCGCCGACCGGCTGTCCGGCGCGTTGTTCATCGTGATGCGGGTTTACTTCGAGAAGCCGCGAACGGTGGTCGGCTGGAAGGGGCTCATCAACGATCCGGACCTCGACGGCTCATATCACATCAACAAAGGCTTGCGCCTCGCCCGGCAATTGCTGGCGGACATTCTCGAGGTGGGGGTGCCGGCCGCCACCGAGTTCCTCGATACCACTTTCGGCCAGTTCTACGCCGACCTGATCAGCTGGGGCGCGATCGGCGCCCGCACCGTGGAAAGCCAGGTTCACCGCGAGCTCGCGTCGGGCTTGTCGATGCCCGTCGGCATCAAGAACCGCACGGATGGCAACGTTCAGGTAGCGGTCGACGCGATACGAGCGGCGCGGAACCGGCATCTCTTCCCCTCGCTGACCAAAGAGGGCGCGCCGGCGATTCTGGAGACCACCGGGAACCCTTACGCTCATCTCGTGCTCCGCGGCGGCAGCGAGAGCGGGCCCAACTTCGACCCCGCGTCGATAAGAAAAGCAGCCGCACTGCTGCGGTCCGCCGGCCTTCCCCAAGTCCTCATGGTCGATTGCAGCCACGCCAACAGCGAGAAGGACGCCGCGCGGCAGATCGACGTGGCGAATGCGGTTATGGCAAACCTCCAGGACTCCCCCGTTCGCGCGCTGATGGTGGAGAGCCACCTCGTCGGCGGGCGCCAGGACGCGCCGGTGATCTACGGCCAGAGCATCACCGATGCGTGCCTCGGCTTCGAAGACACCGAAGCCCTGCTCGAACGGCTGGCCGAAACGCAAAGGATGGGCCTGGCCGGTGCTGGCACCTGATCGCTCCTTCGGGTAACCGGCTCCTCGAGCCAGACCCGCTCGTCGCCGAATCCGGTCTCCGGCCAGCGCGGCTGGGGACGACATCGAACTCCCGGCAGTGTCCTGTCAGTCGGCGATGGTGAACCGGCGGCCGTTGAGCATCAATTGCCCCGAGACGGGCAGCCGCTTGCGCATGGAGTTCACGGTGTGGCAACCGCGGCCGGCCGCCTGGGCAGCGCGAATCACGCTTTCGACTGGCCCCCGGCTCGTCACGCTGAAGACGTAGCTCAGGCCCCGCGCCGCCTGGGACGGACGCGCCCGCTGCAAATCGCCCCTGAGATCGTAGGTGACCCGCAATTCCATCTGCGCCTCGTCCAGATCGACCTCCAGCCGCGCCGCGCTGCGCGCCAGTTGGGTGAGCATGCAAAATCCGATCGAAGCGATGAAGTACTGCAGAGGCGAGGGCCGCCTGCCGGCCCGTTTTCTGAAAGCGCTTTCGTCGCAGAAGACCGTGTAATCTTCGCACCGCTCCAGCCTGACGAGATCGTCGTTGAGCCGGACCACGGCCCTCTGCTCGAGCAAATAGTCTTCCGGCTCGCCGGCCGCGGAGGTGCTTTCCCGCCGGCCGACGACCCGAAACTTTCCGAGATCGATGTGTCCCGGAACCGGCTTCATCGGTTACCGGTTCCCGTGAAGCGCCTCGTAGACCTTTTCAGCGGTGATCGGCAGGTTCTTGATGCGCACGCCGCACGCGTCTTCGACGGCGTTCGCGATCGCCGCGGCTACCGGGATGTTCGCGGTCTCGCCGATCGGCATGCTGTTGTAAGGGCCCGCCCCCTTCGGCCTCTGCGTCACCGAGCTCCTGAAGGGCGGAATGTCCTTGATCGTGGGGATCTTGTATTCGCCGAAGTTCGTGGTCGCGACCTTGCCGTCCTGGATCAACAACTGCTCCATCAGGGCGTAACCCACCCCGGTTATCGTTCCGCCTTCGATCTGCCCCTGGTGCATGAGGGGATTGAGCACCGTTCCGGTGTTGTGGGTGGAGACGAATTTCTTCAGCTGCACCTGTCCGGTTTCCGGATCGACCTCGACCTCCGCGACCTGCACGCACATCGAAGCGTCGTGAACCTTGCTGCTGTCGTTGTAGGTCGCCTCCACGACGATCGGCGACCCCTTGGCCCGGATCAACTCGGCGTACGAGAGGCGGCGCTCCTGCTTCCGGTGGAGCGCGCAGCCGTCCGCGAGCACGATGTTCTCCGGCGTCGTTCCCATCTGCTCGGCCGCCGTCTTCTTGATCTCCTCGACCGCCTTGAGCGCCGCCTGATACCCGGCGTTCCCGTAAACCCGGGTCGCCCGGCTGCCGCCCACGCCGGTATCTTTCTTACCGGTCGCCGTGTCCACCGAAACGGTCTTGATCCGCTTGAGCGGCACCTTGAGCTCTTCCGCCACGATTTCCGAAAGCACGGTGAAAGTCCCGGCGCCCTGATCGAGCATCGCCGAGGAGATGGTCACCCAGCCTTCCTGGTCCAGCTTGATCTCGACCGTGCCGATGCCCCCGGCCGCCGTCCACTGCACCAGCGCCACTCCGCGGCCGACGTTTTTCGGCTTCGGCCGTCGGTAGCCCGACTCCTCCAGCGCCTTTTTGAGGGTCTCCTCGGTCTTGATGTAGCCGATCTCTTCTCCGACCGGATCGATGTCCCCGTCGTGCATGAAGTTCTTGAGCCGGAACTCGACCGGATCCATGCCGAGCCGCTTGGCGACGAGGTCCATCTGGCTCTCGTTGGCGAAGATTCCCTGGGGGTCGCCCGGCGAGCGCATATGACCGCACGGAATCTTGTTCGTGTAGACCATGTGCTCTTCGATGAAAACGTGCGGGATCCGGTAAGGCCCGGCCGAGAGATGAGGACCGTTCAGGAAAGCATTGGGCTTGAACGCTCCGTAGGCCCCGCTGTCGAAGATGAAATTCATGTGGTGCGCTACGATCGTTCCGTCCTTCTTGACGCCCGTCCGGACGCGGACGATCGACGCGTGGCGCGGATTCCCGGCCGCGAACTCCTCGCTGTACTCCATCACCAGCTTGACCGGCCGGCGGGCTTTTTGCGACAAGAGGTATCCCACCGCCAGGTCCATGAAATCGCCCTTGCCGCCGAAGTCACCGCCGATGAAGACCGGGTTGAAGACGAGTTTTTCCTGAGGCAGCCGCAGTGCGTTCGCCACCTGCTCGCGGACGCCGTACGGCACCTTGCTGCAGGACCAGAACCTCGCCGAGCCGTCCTCCGCCGTGTCGACGACGCAGGAATGGGGCTCGATGTACGCGTGGTGCACCACCGGAGTGGTAAACGTGTTCTCGACGATGATGTCGGCCTGGCGGAAGCCCGTCTCGATGTCCCCTTTTCCCCAGGTGACGTAGATGAAATCGTTGGACGGCTCCTTGAGCGGCCGAGGGAGCCCCTTGTAGGTCATGACGTCCGGGTGGATCAGCCGCGCTCCGGGCTTCATCGCCTCGAGCGGATCGAGGATGGGCTCGGTCTCCTCGTACTCCACCTCGATCAGATCGACCGCCTGCTCGGCGATCTCCTCCGTGTCCGCGGCCACCGCCGCAACCTTCTCGCCGATGAACCTGACCTCGCCGTCCGCCAGGATCGGCATGTCGTAAAGCCTCCGCCCGATCCTGAGACCTCTGCAGTCTTCGCCGGTGACGACCGCGCGCACGCCCGGCAGCGCCAGCGCCTTGCCGGCGTCGATGCGCTTGATCTTTCCGGAAGCGATGGGGCTGCGCAGCAGCTTGCCCCAAACCATTCCCGGCAGCGTGACGTCCACGGCGTAGATCGCCTTGCCGGTCACTTTTAACTCGCCTTCGACCCTCGGGGTCGGGTTGCCTATGATCTTCGACGCCATCCGGTGACCTCCGGTTCGTGTTGAAAGGTGATGATCGCCGAGTCGATAAACGGGCTCCGCTCCGGCCGCCACTGGCCGCCGAAGCGGAGCCGTGACGCTGGCTCCCCGGGAGGGACTCGAACCCCCGACCAATTGGTTAACAGCCAACTGCTCTACCGACTGAGCTACCGGGGAAACTCTTCAAAGTGCCGTTCGTGGCTTCGATGCGACAGCAGGACGCCCTGCCGGCTTATCCGCCGCGCAATTTCCTCGACCTCCCGATTCTTCCGATCTGGTGAATGAACGGCGCCGGGCGATCGCGGGAACCGACGCGGTCAGCGACACGAAGCCCGGCCGTCGAACAGGTTTCTTCTAGCACAGGGTCCGGCCAAATTCTAGCTCAGCCGCCGGTGATTTTCTTGAGCTCCGCAAGCATTTTCTCGTGATGCGTGGCTCGCCAGAAGACCCGACGGCAGACCGGGCAACCCGAGAACTGCTCCTGCGTGGCGAAGACGTACGGAGGAACCAGAGCCTCGACCGATTCCTTGGGCAGCGGCCGTAACAAGGCGTTGCACTCCAGGCAGCGGCTGAAGGCTCGCGCGAACGGGTCGAGCCGGCAGTGCTCGATGACCTGGCGCAGCTGTTCGGGATAGCGGTCGCTGGCGATGAAAATCAATTCCGGCGGGTGTTTGCGGGCGAGCTTGCGGTCTCGGGTCAAGATCGTCCGGTGCTCGCGACGCGCCGCGCGGATGAGCCCGTAGCCGGAGAGATGGGGCCCGTAGATCACATCCTGGCCGATCACCCGCAGCCACTTGACGAGCTTGCCCAGCATGCGGTCGGCGGCGAATCTCACCTCGGAACTCTCTCCCTCACGGCCCTCGACCGACATTGAATCGTTCTCCCTTTGTCTTTACCATATACGGACATCCGCATGCTTGTGAAGCGAGCCGCCGGCGTCGCCGTTGTTTCCTTTTGGGTCGTCATGAATGGTTGGCTGCTGCAGCGCCAGCTTTCTGCGCCGCCGGCGCCGATTGCGCTGCCCGCCATCCGGGCGCTCGCCGGCCCCGTGGAGGAATGGTGGGGCATTTATTACCGCGGAGAGAAGATAGGCTACGCGACTCAGGCGATCCGCCCGGGTGAGCCGGGCTATCGCATCGCCGACTACGCGATCATGCGCCTGCGGCTGCTCGACACCACGCGCACTGCGGTGACTCGCCTCAACGTCGAAGTCGATCCGGAATGGGCGCTCGAGCGGTTCGACTTCGATCTGCAATCCGACGGCGTCCGTTTCAAGGCTCGGGGACGCGCGGCCGCGGGCAGGCTCGTGCTCGAGGTCGAGTCCGCCGGCCATGCCACGAAGCGCGAGATTCCACTGACGCAGACTCCTTATCTTCCGGCCGCGCTCAAACCTTTCATCGCCACCCAGCAGCTTCAACCCGGCAAGGAGTATTATTTTTCGACCTTCGATCCGGCCAGCCTGTCCCAGCAGGTGACGACGGTGGTGGTCGAAGGGCGGGAGCAGATCCGCGTCGGCGACCGCACCGAGCCCGCGATGCGGGTGAGGCAGAAGTTCAGAGGGATTTCGGTGGTCTCCTGGCTGGACGGAGCCGGAGGCACGCTCCGGGAGGAATCGCCGGCGGGATTCACCCTGGTGCGCCAGAGCCCGAACGAAGCGAAAGCGATGCCGTCCGGACCACGCGCGGTTCCGCTCGACCTGATCGCCGC
Proteins encoded in this region:
- a CDS encoding transglutaminase-like domain-containing protein → MLVKRAAGVAVVSFWVVMNGWLLQRQLSAPPAPIALPAIRALAGPVEEWWGIYYRGEKIGYATQAIRPGEPGYRIADYAIMRLRLLDTTRTAVTRLNVEVDPEWALERFDFDLQSDGVRFKARGRAAAGRLVLEVESAGHATKREIPLTQTPYLPAALKPFIATQQLQPGKEYYFSTFDPASLSQQVTTVVVEGREQIRVGDRTEPAMRVRQKFRGISVVSWLDGAGGTLREESPAGFTLVRQSPNEAKAMPSGPRAVPLDLIAATAIAPDRPVEHPERLRRMRLRLGGVETMNFPMLGLGRQKLRGDVLEIRREELQDLRFVRLPVRDRMLASYLQPTPFLQSDHPKIRDLASRIVGRERDAREAAERIRRWVHRELAKQPTVSVPNALQVLELKRGDCNEHTVLFNALARAAGLPAKTVVGVAYVRNAFYYHAWSEVWLGQWVSLDATLDQFPADAAHVKFLEGDIDRQIDVLQLIGRLSIRVIEAS